One Rhodothermus bifroesti DNA window includes the following coding sequences:
- a CDS encoding AMP-dependent synthetase/ligase — MNERIYTAPPDTGVSIRGKTLVDVLYEAQARYHNPHFLNQPVGLGQWQPLSLHDFVDQVEALALGLQTLGLARGDRVAFFMESDAHFCLADMACLLAGLVDVPIYLTHAPESIHYVIAHAEARVLVVSNQERLEHIASLLRTLPLVTHVVVADATGVNVSTVEGRPLHTFAELMAEGQRRRAADPEAVVRLRTQIQPSDLATIIYTSGTTGQPKGVMLSHENLSFNALTSFSGIKAYRPGAEGEVALSFLPMTHVFARTLFYGYLYYATSIYFTTPEALREALRLVRPTTFATVPRVLEKIYGALVERAATMPGLRGRIFRWALRLAQRYELGQTPRGLYRWQLRLADRLVYRKWREALGGRIGFIIAGGAALSAELANIFAAAGIPILQGYGLTETSPVITYNRPELNRAGTVGVPIPGVEVKIAEDGEILTRGPHVMLGYYKDPERTREVIDEAGWLHTGDIGYFTEEGFLVITDRKKDLFKLSTGKYVMPQPLEQRLTADPLVEQALVVGPGYKFTAALLFPEEEALRRLAKRLGLDTNRPLEALVQEPKILAVYQEIVDRANEGMDPWEQIKRFVLVPERLSIETGTLTPTLKVRRSVLYQRYADQIRALYEGSASEAEQESTPSTF, encoded by the coding sequence ATGAATGAGCGGATCTACACGGCACCCCCGGATACGGGCGTATCTATACGTGGCAAAACGCTTGTGGATGTGCTCTACGAAGCACAGGCGCGCTACCACAATCCCCACTTCCTAAATCAGCCTGTGGGTTTGGGCCAGTGGCAGCCGCTTTCGTTGCACGACTTTGTCGATCAGGTCGAAGCGTTAGCGCTGGGACTGCAAACCCTTGGGCTGGCGCGTGGCGATCGCGTGGCGTTTTTTATGGAAAGCGACGCGCATTTCTGCCTAGCCGATATGGCTTGCCTATTGGCTGGGCTGGTGGACGTGCCTATTTACCTAACGCATGCGCCCGAGTCGATCCACTACGTGATAGCGCATGCCGAGGCGCGCGTGCTGGTCGTTTCTAACCAAGAGCGGCTCGAGCATATCGCCTCGCTGCTGCGTACGCTCCCTTTGGTGACGCACGTGGTAGTGGCTGATGCCACTGGGGTAAACGTTTCAACAGTCGAAGGACGGCCCTTGCATACGTTTGCCGAACTCATGGCCGAAGGTCAGCGTCGGCGGGCTGCAGATCCAGAAGCAGTGGTACGCCTGCGGACGCAGATCCAACCCTCCGACCTTGCTACCATCATCTATACAAGTGGCACTACAGGCCAGCCCAAAGGGGTGATGCTCTCGCACGAAAATCTATCTTTCAACGCGCTCACGTCCTTTAGCGGTATCAAAGCCTATCGTCCTGGAGCTGAAGGTGAAGTGGCGCTTTCCTTTTTGCCCATGACGCATGTTTTCGCGCGCACGCTCTTTTACGGCTATCTCTACTATGCCACCAGCATCTACTTTACCACGCCAGAGGCGCTGCGCGAGGCGTTGCGCCTGGTGCGCCCAACCACATTTGCTACGGTGCCGCGCGTGCTGGAAAAGATCTATGGTGCTTTGGTGGAGCGGGCTGCTACGATGCCTGGCCTAAGGGGCCGCATTTTTCGCTGGGCACTTCGCTTGGCCCAGCGGTATGAGCTGGGCCAAACGCCGCGCGGCCTCTATCGCTGGCAGCTTCGCTTGGCCGATCGGTTGGTCTATCGCAAATGGCGCGAAGCATTGGGTGGACGCATTGGCTTTATCATTGCTGGGGGAGCAGCGCTTTCGGCTGAGCTGGCCAACATTTTTGCTGCAGCTGGCATTCCGATCCTACAAGGCTACGGCCTTACAGAGACCAGTCCAGTGATCACCTATAACCGCCCTGAGCTTAACCGGGCTGGAACGGTTGGGGTGCCTATTCCAGGCGTTGAAGTCAAAATTGCGGAAGACGGCGAGATTCTCACGCGTGGACCGCACGTGATGCTGGGGTATTACAAAGACCCAGAGCGCACACGTGAGGTAATCGACGAAGCCGGCTGGCTGCATACTGGAGACATTGGCTACTTCACCGAAGAAGGCTTTCTGGTCATTACTGACCGTAAAAAAGACCTCTTTAAGCTCTCGACCGGCAAATACGTGATGCCGCAACCGCTAGAGCAACGCTTGACGGCCGATCCCCTTGTCGAGCAGGCACTGGTTGTAGGTCCAGGTTATAAGTTTACGGCCGCGCTTCTTTTTCCTGAAGAGGAAGCGCTTCGCCGCTTGGCTAAGCGGCTAGGGCTTGACACCAACCGTCCGCTAGAGGCCTTGGTCCAAGAACCCAAGATCTTGGCCGTCTACCAGGAAATCGTTGATCGCGCCAACGAGGGTATGGACCCTTGGGAGCAGATCAAGCGCTTTGTATTGGTGCCAGAGCGCCTTTCGATTGAAACGGGCACGCTGACGCCCACGCTCAAAGTGCGGCGCTCCGTGCTTTACCAACGGTACGCAGACCAAATCCGGGCGCTCTATGAAGGAAGTGCGTCGGAAGCTGAACAGGAATCTACCCCGTCAACCTTCTAA
- a CDS encoding TetR/AcrR family transcriptional regulator: MTGSASDGSLQRRILDAARALLITEGYGHLSMRKIARAIGCSSTAIYLYFQNKDALVHALIDEGFGMLYEALRAEAVRHVDPVARLEALWRRYVAFGLEHPEYYEIMFLLHPEHMERYPPEKYRRARRCLDFSVQALEEGKALGVFQISDARVVASAAWAALHGVVSLLLARRVDVRIAPEALIAATLRVLFHGMQASALSLQDHP, from the coding sequence ATGACGGGCTCAGCTTCAGACGGATCGTTGCAGCGGCGCATTTTGGATGCGGCACGCGCCCTTTTGATTACGGAGGGCTACGGGCATCTTTCTATGCGCAAAATTGCTCGGGCCATTGGATGCAGTTCCACCGCCATTTACCTGTACTTTCAAAACAAAGACGCGCTGGTACATGCGCTGATTGATGAAGGTTTTGGGATGCTTTATGAGGCTTTGCGTGCAGAGGCCGTTCGGCATGTAGATCCGGTTGCGCGCCTGGAAGCGCTTTGGAGGCGCTATGTGGCTTTTGGCTTGGAGCATCCGGAGTATTACGAAATCATGTTTTTGCTCCATCCGGAGCATATGGAGCGTTATCCGCCGGAAAAATATCGTCGAGCGCGGCGTTGCCTGGATTTTTCGGTGCAGGCCCTGGAAGAGGGCAAGGCGCTGGGGGTGTTTCAAATCTCCGACGCGCGCGTAGTGGCTAGTGCTGCTTGGGCGGCGCTGCATGGCGTGGTTTCGCTGTTGCTGGCGCGACGGGTAGATGTACGGATTGCCCCAGAGGCGCTGATTGCAGCCACCTTGCGTGTCTTGTTCCATGGCATGCAGGCTTCGGCATTGTCGTTGCAGGATCATCCGTGA
- a CDS encoding DUF4097 family beta strand repeat-containing protein — translation MLHAHLLIWGFLVWLVSLGQVQAQEITDVVKRAFKVWSGGRLSVEIDRGSLEVVTTSESMVYVEVIRIVDVARTEEAQRLLQHHRLDLRQEDNQVVITSALTDDRDGPFWRRRRSPVQVRIRVRVPQRFAVSFSSDAGNIEIRDVEGTVMGQTGAGNISLHNLRGTVEIKTGAGNLEAHNLEGYLRAETGAGNITAKGLMGGAELNTGAGNITVEWAAAPTKDSRCRSGAGNVTIYVGSNAAFTLRASTGIGSISTDFAVHVDRSWISASAHGEVNGGGPTLQVETGLGNIAVRRV, via the coding sequence ATGCTGCATGCGCACCTACTCATCTGGGGCTTTCTGGTTTGGCTTGTCAGCCTAGGGCAAGTACAAGCCCAAGAGATTACCGACGTGGTCAAACGGGCCTTTAAGGTGTGGTCTGGAGGGCGGCTGAGCGTGGAAATTGACCGCGGCAGCTTGGAGGTTGTGACAACGTCCGAGTCGATGGTGTATGTCGAAGTCATCCGTATCGTGGACGTTGCTCGCACCGAAGAAGCGCAGCGCTTGTTGCAACACCATCGGCTAGACTTGCGCCAGGAAGATAATCAGGTTGTCATTACTTCGGCGCTTACAGACGATCGCGATGGGCCGTTTTGGAGACGCCGGCGCAGTCCCGTTCAGGTGCGCATCCGCGTGCGCGTGCCCCAGCGCTTTGCAGTGTCTTTTTCAAGCGATGCCGGCAACATAGAAATTCGCGACGTCGAAGGCACGGTTATGGGGCAAACCGGTGCGGGCAATATATCGCTACACAACCTGCGCGGCACTGTGGAGATAAAGACCGGTGCGGGTAACCTGGAGGCCCATAATCTTGAAGGATACTTGCGGGCTGAGACCGGCGCGGGCAACATTACGGCTAAAGGTCTGATGGGGGGTGCTGAGCTCAATACAGGTGCTGGAAACATTACCGTTGAATGGGCTGCTGCTCCAACCAAAGACAGCCGGTGTCGCTCGGGTGCAGGCAATGTGACGATCTACGTAGGCTCAAATGCCGCCTTTACACTTAGGGCTTCCACAGGGATTGGGTCCATTTCGACCGACTTTGCAGTGCACGTTGACCGCAGTTGGATTAGCGCCTCAGCCCATGGTGAGGTAAATGGCGGCGGACCTACACTGCAGGTGGAAACTGGCCTGGGTAACATCGCTGTCCGACGGGTCTAG